In Silene latifolia isolate original U9 population chromosome X, ASM4854445v1, whole genome shotgun sequence, the following proteins share a genomic window:
- the LOC141617299 gene encoding uncharacterized protein LOC141617299, translating into MDLSLKAIQEEPSYLLLEMSIPWNINQVLSMVSRAYLTNLSFAPFHMSGKIPALSRHLVPLTCMVWNIQGNGNKNNINALKEVVKTDKPSIIALVETHMTGENALKIQKIIGYNGHSRVDANGFSGGIWLYWRPEFVTVTPVKEHSQYITIEISRNGELPWFFSAVYASPNPNNRVELWTELEQFARNNGHPWMLAGDFNETRSLSERHGGPAHTWALGNTEATRQSARLDRALCNSEWNTLFSDASVRHLPAYQSDHCPLLISPNGFAPLNSIQRPFRFQAAWMTHENFSEFIASNCSSNNGLVSKLSELSTNLQRWNEDVFGNIFRKKRELFARIEGCQRVLSARRQHHLIKLEARLRKELDTILEREELLWYQKSRVEFIRDGDRNTSYFQVSTLVRRWRNRINLLKNDEGVWVEDRDEIKSMVVDFYKRLYTDDTRDGEDADIPYDLFQEFNNEQWEGLSRYYSPAEIDNVVFNMGSLKAPGPDGFQALFYQKQWTIVKQDVYSMVMRALEGKGFPEGLNETHIVLILKVDSGCLSDRNFLPIPDDLLGATVAEMWDEGMGWKWDVFSNFLSREDLLKIAAYYLSPKTDMEGSLYWNASSSGKFTVKSALALIKSAEITPEAEPIAWHVIWKLPVQQRIRMFIWLAAHRRLMTNYNRVRRGIHDDPLCPRCREEDESTDHLLRNCPYSKEIWYLLGESAINPLFYTLPFQNWISKNASNALPLASHNWSMKFAITCWWIWRWRNNIVFGRAMDNPADPIPFLRHQFEVSRKALDPFSILIPIPGTVQKERFIRWNAPPHGWLLLNTDGASKGNPGPAGGGGIIRDETGNFCEAFKFSCGICSSMRAEMRALVIGLERARGIGVTKLLVHMDNATCVSFVEKEQLLSNGLRPLVQRCIDLIRLDGWTVKIDHVFREANRAADWLANEGITASPHVTYLEQPPDGLRTILREDILGVAFPRLVSS; encoded by the exons ATGGACCTCAGTCTCAAAGCAATTCAGGAGGAACCATCGTATCTCCTATTGGAGATGTCGATTCCATGGAACATTAATCAAGTCTTATCGATGGTAAGTCGAGCATATCTAACAAATTTATCTTTTGCACCTTTCCATATGTCGGGCAAAATACCCGCTCTTTCACGACACTTGGTCCCCCTTACCTGTATGGTATGGAATATTCAAGGGAAcggaaataaaaataatattaacgCCCTTAAGGAggtagttaaaaccgataaaccgtcTATAATTGCTCTGGTTGAAACCCATATGACTGGTGAAAATGCCTTGAAAATTCAGAAGATTATTGGTTATAATGGACATTCTCGGGTTGATGCGAATGGTTTTAGTGGAGGAATATGGCTTTATTGGCGACCCGAATTTGTTACCGTCACACCAGTAAAGGAGCATTCGCAATACATTACAATTGAAATTTCGCGTAACGGGGAATTACCATGGTTTTTCTCAGCTGTTTACGCAAGCCCGAATCCCAATAACCGTGTGGAATTATGGACAGAGCTCGAACAGTTTGCACGAAATAATGGGCATCCATGGATGCTTGCAGGAGACTTTAATGAGACTCGCTCACTGTCAGAGCGACATGGGG GTCCCGCACATACTTGGGCACTTGGGAACACTGAAGCAACTCGTCAAAGTGCTCGTCTCGACAGGGCGCTGTGTAATAGCGAATGGAATACTCTGTTCAGCGATGCGAGCGTGCGTCATCTCCCCGCTTATCAATCTGATCATTGCCCGTTACTCATATCCCCAAACGGATTTGCACCTTTAAATTCGATTCAAAGGCCGTTTAGATTCCAAGCAGCTTGGATGACCCACGAAAACTTCTCGGAATTTATAGCATCTAACTGTTCATCAAATAACGGCCTGGTTTCAAAGCTTTCTGAATTATCGACCAATTTACAACGGTGGAATGAAGATGTTTTCGGGAATATTTTTAGGAAAAAGCGGGAATTATTTGCTCGAATTGAGGGTTGTCAGAGGGTATTATCAGCTCGACGGCAACATCATCTGATCAAATTAGAAGCGCGGTTGAGGAAAGAACTTGATACCATCTTGGAAAGAGAAGAGTTACTTTGGTACCAGAAATCTCGAGTGGAGTTTATACGAGATGGTGATAGAAATACGTCGTATTTCCAGGTGAGTACATTAGTTCGACGCTGGCGCAATCgtataaatttattaaaaaacgACGAAGGCGTGTGGGTTGAAGACAGAGACGAGATTAAATCTATGGTGGTCGACTTCTATAAACGGCTATATACTGATGACACGAGAGATGGAGAGGACGCGGATATACCTTATGACCTCTTTCAGGAATTTAATAATGAACAGTGGGAGGGGCTTTCACGTTATTACTCTCCAGCTGAAATAGACAATGTAGTCTTCAACATGGGGTCTCTTAAAGCACCCGGTCCCGACGGTTTTCAAGCTTTATTTTACCAAAAACAATGGACGATTGTTAAGCAGGACGTATACTCCATGGTTATGAGAGCATTGGAAGGCAAGGGATTCCCGGAGGGTCTAAACGAGACACATATAGTATTAATCCTGAAG GTAGACTCGGGTTGCCTTTCAGACAGAAATTTCTTACCAATTCCGGATGATTTATTGGGCGCAACAGTAGCTGAAATGTGGGATGAAGGAATGGGTTGGAAATGGGACGTGTTCTCAAACTTTCTATCTCGAGAGGACCTCCTTAAAATTGCAGCCTATTACTTATCTCCGAAGACAGACATGGAGGGCTCACTCTACTGGAATGCTTCATCCAGTGGAAAGTTCACGGTCAAGTCAGCCTTGGCTCTTATTAAATCAGCGGAGATTACACCTGAAGCGGAGCCAATAGCTTGGCATGTAATTTGGAAATTGCCCGTACAACAAAGAATTAGAATGTTTATATGGCTCGCTGCTCATCGTCGCCTTATGACAAATTATAATAGGGTACGACGTGGAATACACGATGATCCGCTATGTCCTAGATGCCGAGAAGAGGATGAGTCGACTGACCATCTATTGCGAAATTGTCCATATTCAAAAGAAATATGGTATTTACTTGGCGAAAGTGCTATAAACCCGCTGTTCTACACGCTGCCATTCCAGAATTGGATTTCAAAAAATGCCAGTAATGCGCTCCCCTTAGCTTCCCATAATTGGTCGATGAAGTTTGCAATAACATGTTGGTGGATTTGGCGATGGAGAAATAACATCGTGTTTGGTAGGGCTATGGACAATCCGGCTGACCCAATCCCATTTCTTCGACACCAGTTTGAAGTATCCAGAAAGGCTCTCGATCCTTTCTCAATCCTTATACCAATACCCGGTACGGTTCAAAAAGAGCGATTTATCCGTTGGAATGCCCCACCTCACGGATGGCTCTTGCTAAATACGGATGGAGCTTCGAAAGGAAACCCCGGGCCAGCGGGTGGTGGAGGTATTATTCGGGACGAGACAGGTAATTTTTGTGAGGCTTTCAAGTTTTCTTGTGGGATATGTAGTTCGATGAGGGCGGAAATGCGCGCTCTAGTAATAGGACTGGAGCGTGCTCGAGGTATTGGCGTAACGAAGCTGTTGGTGCACATGGACAACGCCACttgtgtgagttttgtcgagaaaGAGCAACTTCTAAGCAACGGTCTACGCCCATTAGTTCAGAGATGCATCGACCTTATCAGGTTAGACGGATGGACGGTTAAGATTGACCATGTATTCCGCGAAGCAAACAGAGCAGCTGATTGGCTAGCCAATGAAGGGATCACCGCATCTCCTCACGTCACTTATCTCGAGCAACCCCCGGACGGACTTCGAACGATTCTTCGTGAAGACATCCTTGGTGTAGCTTTTCCTCGTTTAGTTAGTAGTTAA